A window of Nicotiana tabacum cultivar K326 chromosome 24, ASM71507v2, whole genome shotgun sequence contains these coding sequences:
- the LOC107811368 gene encoding uncharacterized protein LOC107811368, with translation MDHETGESVDAMHSDNMNCEHGDFECNICFEIAQDPIVTLCGHLYCWPCLCEWLQVHSHSHECPVCKALIEEQKLVPIYGRGKATSDPRSRVRPRTSIPNRPVFGPRPQTAPPLDMNYFQHDELDPIGGFMPMASARFGNLTLSALFGAIPAFFNLHVQGFHDATVYGATTGVPYLFSSSVHGGYAHGFHHSTHVDGTKFFIKMFLLIIGFLLVVSLIL, from the coding sequence ATGGATCACGAGACTGGTGAATCAGTGGATGCAATGCATTCAGATAATATGAATTGTGAGCATGGCGATTTTGAATGCAACATCTGTTTTGAAATAGCTCAAGATCCTATTGTGACTCTTTGCGGCCACCTTTATTGTTGGCCTTGTCTTTGTGAATGGTTACAAGTTCATTCACATTCCCACGAATGCCCTGTTTGTAAGGCTCTCATCGAAGAGCAGAAGTTAGTTCCCATATATGGCCGAGGCAAGGCAACCTCTGACCCGAGGTCTCGTGTACGTCCTAGGACGAGCATTCCTAACCGTCCAGTATTCGGGCCAAGACCACAAACAGCTCCGCCACTAGATATGAACTATTTCCAGCACGATGAGTTGGATCCGATTGGGGGGTTCATGCCAATGGCAAGTGCGAGGTTTGGGAACTTGACATTATCTGCTTTATTTGGAGCTATTCCGGCCTTTTTTAACCTTCATGTGCAAGGATTTCATGATGCTACTGTATACGGTGCGACTACAGGAGTTCCATACCTGTTTTCGAGTTCAGTTCATGGCGGTTATGCTCATGGTTTTCATCATTCAACTCATGTAGATGGGACAAAGTTCTTCATCAAGATGTTTCTCTTGATTATTGGTTTCCTCTTAgttgtttctttaattttgtAG
- the LOC107811367 gene encoding HVA22-like protein k, which yields MDPEVGLRLLLSPLGSNIVVRTACCSVGVVLPVYSTFKAIEGRDENEQKKWLLYWAAYGSFSIVELLTDKILYWFPLYYHMKFAFLVWLQLPTTDGARQIYMNHLRPFLLKHQARLDQVVGFFYAQMSKFVSLHQAEIQFVRALLMKTFVSANQFASDFIRPERRNVSSAIEGPRQQVVGTSDSEDEE from the exons ATGGATCCCGAG GTTGGATTGAGACTGCTTCTTTCTCCACTGGGTTCTAATATAGTTGTGCGGACAGCATG CTGTTCTGTGGGggttgttttacctgtttattccaCATTTAAGGCAATTGAGGGAAGAGATGAAAATGAGCAGAAAAAGTGGCTTCTGTATTGGGCAG CTTATGGGTCTTTCagtattgttgagttattgactGATAAGATTCTCTACTG GTTTCCGCTGTATTACCACATGAAGTTTGCATTTCTTGTTTGGCTTCAACTCCCTACTACTGAT GGGGCAAGGCAAATTTATATGAATCATCTTCGTCCTTTCCTCTTGAAGCATCAGGCCAGACTGGACCAAGTAGTTGGATTTTTTTATGCTCAAATG TCCAAGTTTGTTAGCTTGCATCAAGCTGAAATCCAGTTTGTGAGGGCACTTCTGATGAAGACCTTCGTATCAG CAAACCAGTTTGCTTCAGATTTTATTCGCCCTGAGCGAAGGAATGTGAGCAGTGCAATTGAAGGTCCAAGACAGCAAGTTGTTGGCACTTCTGATTCTGAAGATGAAGAGTGA
- the LOC107811365 gene encoding ATP-dependent Clp protease proteolytic subunit 6, chloroplastic-like isoform X1, which yields MVTSAITGTSIIPVSFRQQTSSSSLFSSRKQIVSVLRSPYSDSSAIGFSGKTLRTPLKLNENESSGLTNSSYGVIEAKKGNPPIMPAVMTPGGPLDLSTVLFRNRIIFIGQPINSAVAQRVISQLVTLATIDENADILIYLNCPGGSTYSVLAIYDCMSWIKPKVGTVCFGVAASQGALLLAGGEKGMRYAMPNARIMIHQPQSGCGGHVEDVRRQVNEAVQSRHKIDKMYVAFTGQPIEKVQQYTERDRFLSVSEAMEFGLIDGVLETEY from the exons ATGGTAACGTCTGCCATCACCGGAACGTCAATTATTCCAGTCTCTTTCCGGCAGCAAACGTCTTCTTCGTCTTTGTTTTCTTCTAG GAAGCAGATAGTTTCTGTTCTCCGAAGTCCGTATTCTGATTCATCAGCTATTG GATTTTCTGGCAAGACTCTGAGAACCCCGTTAAAGCTCAATGAGAACGAATCCAGTGGTCTTACCAATTCAAG CTATGGTGTTATCGAAGCAAAAAAGGGGAATCCACCCATCATGCCTGCCGTGATGACACCAGGGGGACCTTTGGATCTCTCTACTGTGTTATTCAGGAATCGAATTATCTTCATTGGACAACCAATCAACTCCGCAGTTGCTCAGAGAGTTATATCACAACTTGTGACCCTCGCAACTATCGATGAAAATGCAGATATTTTG ATCTATCTTAACTGTCCTGGTGGAAGTACCTACTCTGTCTTGGCAATATATGACTGCATGTCATGG ATAAAGCCTAAGGTTGGTACAGTATGTTTCGGAGTAGCTGCAAGCCAAGGAGCACTTCTTCTTGCCGGTGGAGAAAAGGGCATGAGGTATGCAATGCCAAATGCACGCATAATGATTCATCAACCTCAAAGTGGTTGTGGA GGTCATGTGGAAGATGTGCGGCGCCAAGTGAACGAAGCGGTTCAATCTCGTCAT AAAATCGACAAGATGTATGTCGCCTTTACTGGCCAACCAATTGAGAAGGTGCAACAGTACACTGAAAGGGATCGTTTTTTGTCTGTCTCAGAG GCCATGGAGTTTGGTCTCATAGATGGGGTGCTAGAAACAGAATACTAG
- the LOC107811365 gene encoding ATP-dependent Clp protease proteolytic subunit 6, chloroplastic-like (The RefSeq protein has 2 substitutions compared to this genomic sequence) — protein sequence MVTSAITGTSIIPVSFRQQTSSSSLFSSSLRKQIVSVLRSPYSDSSAVGFSGKTLRTPLKLNENESSGLTNSSYGVIEAKKGNPPIMPAVMTPGGPLDLSTVLFRNRIIFIGQPINSAVAQRVISQLVTLATIDENADILIYLNCPGGSTYSVLAIYDCMSWIKPKVGTVCFGVAASQGALLLAGGEKGMRYAMPNARIMIHQPQSGCGGHVEDVRRQVNEAVQSRHKIDKMYVAFTGQSIEKVQQYTERDRFLSVSEAMEFGLIDGVLETEY from the exons ATGGTAACGTCTGCCATCACCGGAACGTCAATTATTCCAGTCTCTTTCCGGCAGCAAACGTCTTCTTCGTCTTTGTTTTCTTCTAG CTTAAGGAAGCAGATAGTTTCTGTTCTCCGAAGTCCGTATTCTGATTCATCAGCTATTG GATTTTCTGGCAAGACTCTGAGAACCCCGTTAAAGCTCAATGAGAACGAATCCAGTGGTCTTACCAATTCAAG CTATGGTGTTATCGAAGCAAAAAAGGGGAATCCACCCATCATGCCTGCCGTGATGACACCAGGGGGACCTTTGGATCTCTCTACTGTGTTATTCAGGAATCGAATTATCTTCATTGGACAACCAATCAACTCCGCAGTTGCTCAGAGAGTTATATCACAACTTGTGACCCTCGCAACTATCGATGAAAATGCAGATATTTTG ATCTATCTTAACTGTCCTGGTGGAAGTACCTACTCTGTCTTGGCAATATATGACTGCATGTCATGG ATAAAGCCTAAGGTTGGTACAGTATGTTTCGGAGTAGCTGCAAGCCAAGGAGCACTTCTTCTTGCCGGTGGAGAAAAGGGCATGAGGTATGCAATGCCAAATGCACGCATAATGATTCATCAACCTCAAAGTGGTTGTGGA GGTCATGTGGAAGATGTGCGGCGCCAAGTGAACGAAGCGGTTCAATCTCGTCAT AAAATCGACAAGATGTATGTCGCCTTTACTGGCCAACCAATTGAGAAGGTGCAACAGTACACTGAAAGGGATCGTTTTTTGTCTGTCTCAGAG GCCATGGAGTTTGGTCTCATAGATGGGGTGCTAGAAACAGAATACTAG